A single Planktothrix serta PCC 8927 DNA region contains:
- a CDS encoding septal ring lytic transglycosylase RlpA family protein: MKHKIWSGLTAVIFLPVLSLSSSTHAESISAFNPNPSGSEGEPLNLISTTSTTTPSEDSNLSAPASEPIDVIKVGEYQSQQASTASVPESVAKIKAHEWNQQQAATLYIRNIPVLTFIKNENFDPKAITPPTLQPIKVGSYSDQAYLPNPKNPATPPAIATDPVSRATAVAAEINQLIRNNFDASTIQVRWDEQHQHYRIEVAGEELVTIDSQTILPDTTNDTATDALQATNRLRRQIGNAPPLSGIEGLPKPSLPDVATGFLFQRIEGWASWYGPGFDGGQTANGETFNQYDLTAAHPSLPFGTTVRVTNQDNGQSVVVRINDRGPYAGGRVIDLSKAAAQAIGMISSGVAPVQIDVLTPNQ; this comes from the coding sequence ATGAAGCATAAAATTTGGAGCGGTCTTACAGCAGTTATTTTTCTGCCTGTTTTGAGCTTAAGCTCCTCCACCCACGCTGAATCAATCTCGGCGTTTAACCCTAATCCCTCCGGGAGTGAAGGAGAACCTTTAAATCTAATATCAACAACTTCAACAACAACTCCTTCTGAAGATTCTAATCTGTCTGCTCCTGCCTCTGAACCCATTGATGTGATTAAAGTTGGAGAATATCAATCCCAACAAGCAAGTACGGCATCAGTCCCAGAGAGCGTTGCCAAAATCAAAGCCCACGAATGGAATCAACAGCAAGCGGCAACCCTGTATATTAGGAATATCCCCGTTCTCACCTTTATCAAAAACGAGAATTTCGATCCCAAAGCTATAACGCCCCCAACACTTCAACCGATCAAAGTGGGATCATATTCAGATCAAGCTTATCTACCTAATCCAAAAAACCCTGCAACGCCACCCGCTATCGCCACCGATCCAGTTTCCCGTGCCACTGCGGTTGCAGCCGAAATTAATCAACTGATTCGCAATAACTTTGACGCCAGTACCATTCAAGTGCGATGGGATGAACAACATCAGCATTACCGGATAGAAGTCGCAGGTGAAGAACTGGTGACTATTGACTCCCAAACGATTCTGCCTGATACCACCAATGACACGGCAACGGATGCCTTACAAGCAACCAATCGATTAAGACGCCAAATTGGCAACGCTCCCCCTCTGAGTGGAATTGAAGGTCTACCTAAGCCTTCGCTCCCAGACGTAGCGACAGGATTTTTGTTTCAACGGATTGAGGGTTGGGCCTCTTGGTATGGCCCAGGCTTTGATGGCGGTCAAACGGCCAATGGAGAAACCTTTAACCAATATGATTTAACTGCTGCTCATCCCTCTTTACCCTTTGGGACAACGGTGCGAGTTACCAATCAAGATAATGGCCAATCCGTTGTGGTGCGGATTAATGATCGTGGCCCTTATGCCGGAGGTCGGGTGATTGATTTATCCAAGGCCGCCGCGCAAGCTATTGGCATGATTAGCAGTGGAGTTGCTCCAGTACAAATTGATGTGCTGACTCCTAATCAGTGA
- the menB gene encoding 1,4-dihydroxy-2-naphthoyl-CoA synthase: MSVAWQIAKTYEDILYHKADGIAKITINRPEKRNAFRPKTVFELYDAFCDAREDLNIGVVLFTGAGPHTDGKYAFCSGGDQTVRGDAGYIDDIGIPRLNVLDLQRLIRSMPKVVIALVAGYAIGGGHVLHLLCDLTLAADNAIFGQTGPKVGSFDGGFGASYLARIVGQKKAREIWYLCRQYDAQQALDMGLVNCVVPVEQLEAEGIQWAQEILEKSPIAIRCLKSAFNADCDGQAGLQELAGNATLLYYMTEEGTEGKQAFLEKRPPNFRQYPWLP; this comes from the coding sequence ATGTCAGTTGCATGGCAAATTGCCAAAACCTACGAAGATATTCTGTATCACAAAGCCGACGGTATCGCTAAAATTACGATTAACCGTCCCGAAAAACGGAATGCTTTTCGGCCTAAAACAGTTTTTGAACTCTACGATGCGTTTTGTGATGCTCGTGAAGACCTGAATATTGGTGTTGTATTATTTACCGGAGCAGGGCCGCATACCGACGGCAAATATGCCTTTTGTTCCGGCGGAGATCAAACTGTACGGGGAGATGCCGGATATATTGATGATATTGGTATCCCGCGATTAAACGTTTTAGATTTACAACGGTTAATCCGAAGTATGCCCAAAGTTGTGATTGCCTTGGTGGCAGGATATGCTATTGGAGGCGGTCATGTTTTACACTTACTTTGTGATTTAACTCTGGCGGCAGATAATGCAATCTTTGGTCAAACTGGGCCGAAAGTTGGCAGTTTTGATGGCGGGTTTGGAGCCAGTTATTTAGCTCGAATTGTCGGTCAAAAGAAAGCCAGGGAAATTTGGTATTTGTGTCGTCAATATGATGCTCAACAAGCCTTAGATATGGGGTTAGTTAATTGTGTAGTTCCAGTAGAACAATTAGAAGCCGAAGGCATTCAATGGGCTCAGGAAATTTTAGAGAAAAGTCCTATTGCTATTCGGTGTTTAAAATCTGCCTTTAATGCTGATTGTGATGGTCAAGCTGGGTTACAGGAACTAGCAGGAAATGCAACTTTATTGTATTACATGACCGAGGAAGGAACGGAAGGCAAACAGGCATTCTTGGAGAAACGACCGCCTAATTTCCGTCAATATCCTTGGCTTCCCTAG
- a CDS encoding TPM domain-containing protein yields MQQNWLNRLLLSIAILAITLSIWAFAPVAHAFNNPELLPQIQTPVIDLAGIFTDVQENVLAQDIENFETETGWKVRVLTQFDQTPGRAVKDYWGLDDKSVLVVADERGGNILNFSVGRQIYPFLPRTFWVELQTRFGNQYFIRENGEDQSVIQSIDTIQGCLVQGGCRVVPGLPEEQWILTLITSAIGGVICGVASIPRKPGQLIAWQWALIFSPLWGILFIAFGIGPVVSRTSEWLPLFRNISAFLIGFLVAYLTPVFNQSSSPEA; encoded by the coding sequence ATGCAACAGAATTGGCTAAATAGATTGCTTCTCTCTATTGCTATATTAGCTATAACGCTCTCTATCTGGGCGTTCGCACCCGTAGCCCATGCGTTTAATAATCCTGAATTACTTCCTCAAATTCAAACCCCCGTTATTGACCTGGCGGGAATTTTCACCGATGTCCAGGAAAACGTATTAGCCCAGGACATAGAAAACTTTGAAACCGAAACGGGTTGGAAAGTTAGGGTATTAACTCAATTTGACCAAACCCCCGGTCGCGCCGTCAAAGACTATTGGGGACTGGATGATAAAAGCGTTTTAGTCGTAGCCGATGAACGGGGGGGTAATATCCTCAACTTTAGTGTTGGTCGTCAGATTTACCCGTTTCTGCCTCGGACGTTCTGGGTAGAGTTACAAACTCGCTTCGGAAATCAATATTTTATTCGAGAAAATGGCGAAGACCAATCGGTGATTCAGTCCATTGATACTATTCAAGGCTGTTTAGTTCAAGGCGGCTGTCGGGTTGTTCCCGGACTCCCGGAAGAACAATGGATTTTGACCTTAATTACCTCGGCTATCGGTGGAGTCATTTGTGGGGTAGCCAGTATTCCTCGCAAACCCGGACAACTGATTGCTTGGCAGTGGGCCTTAATTTTCTCTCCTCTGTGGGGAATTTTATTCATTGCCTTCGGAATAGGCCCGGTTGTCTCTCGCACCAGTGAATGGCTTCCCCTGTTTCGCAATATTTCCGCCTTCCTCATCGGTTTCTTAGTGGCTTATCTAACTCCGGTATTCAATCAGTCCTCCTCCCCAGAAGCTTAA
- a CDS encoding molybdenum cofactor biosynthesis protein MoaE, with the protein MVSDNWETNLTVNQPQFQDSFLITIAPLLLEEIYALADDQRNGAIVVMSGMVRNQTNGQPVESLEYQAYQPMAIKVFEKIATEIRAAWLDVTRVVIHHRVGHLRIGEISVLIAIGCPHRREAFEACQYAIDTLKHTAPIWKKEHWKDGSSSWVSIGACETNC; encoded by the coding sequence ATTGTTTCTGATAATTGGGAGACGAATTTAACGGTCAATCAACCTCAGTTTCAGGATAGTTTTTTAATTACAATTGCACCTCTTTTATTAGAGGAAATTTATGCTTTAGCCGATGATCAAAGAAATGGTGCCATTGTGGTGATGAGTGGAATGGTGAGAAATCAAACCAATGGTCAACCCGTAGAATCTTTAGAATATCAAGCTTATCAACCGATGGCGATAAAGGTATTTGAAAAAATTGCCACCGAGATTCGCGCCGCATGGTTAGATGTAACTCGTGTAGTCATTCATCATCGCGTAGGACATTTAAGAATTGGTGAAATTAGTGTTTTAATAGCAATAGGTTGTCCTCACCGTCGAGAAGCATTTGAAGCTTGTCAATATGCTATTGATACTTTAAAGCATACAGCACCGATTTGGAAAAAAGAACATTGGAAAGATGGTTCTAGTAGTTGGGTAAGTATTGGCGCTTGTGAAACTAATTGTTAA
- a CDS encoding Uma2 family endonuclease, whose translation MLAELIQELEQAHQDLHEQDIYLLMNGVSWQYYETLIDKLSDQGSLRLAYWNGVLEIVSPSRRHEGIKKRIATLLEVYFEEKKIEYFPLGSTTLRLEEQRGGGEPDESYCIITEKEIPDLVIEVILTSGGVNKLEIYQRLNVPEVWFWQNNQLLIYSLQNQHYQKTDQSLLLPELDLELLQQLILSPQQLATIQTFRQQLRR comes from the coding sequence ATGTTAGCTGAGTTAATTCAAGAATTAGAACAGGCTCATCAAGACTTACATGAACAAGACATTTACCTGCTCATGAATGGGGTAAGTTGGCAATATTATGAGACTTTAATTGATAAACTTAGTGATCAAGGATCATTGCGACTAGCCTATTGGAATGGAGTATTAGAAATTGTGTCTCCGAGTCGTCGTCATGAAGGGATCAAAAAAAGAATAGCAACCTTATTAGAAGTTTATTTTGAAGAAAAAAAGATAGAATATTTTCCATTAGGTTCTACTACCCTACGTCTGGAAGAACAACGGGGAGGAGGTGAACCCGATGAGAGTTATTGTATTATAACAGAAAAAGAAATTCCTGATTTAGTTATCGAGGTAATTTTAACCAGTGGGGGAGTCAATAAACTAGAAATTTATCAACGGTTAAATGTTCCTGAAGTTTGGTTTTGGCAAAATAACCAACTCTTGATTTATAGTTTACAAAACCAACACTATCAAAAAACTGATCAGAGTTTGTTACTTCCAGAATTAGATTTAGAACTTTTACAACAATTAATTTTATCTCCTCAACAATTAGCCACTATTCAAACTTTTCGTCAACAACTTCGCAGATAA
- the purM gene encoding phosphoribosylformylglycinamidine cyclo-ligase, producing the protein MDYREAGVDIQAGRDFVDGIRNLVQKTYRPEVLGGLGGFGGCFALPSGYTEPILVSGTDGVGTKLKLATTLNRHDTVGIDLVAMCVNDVLTCGAEPLFFLDYLATGKLNSEQLTQVVAGVAEGCQQAGCSLLGGETAEMPGFYQPGEYDMAGFCVGIVEKSRMLNGSQVQIGDMAIGLASSGVHSNGFSLVRKVVSDGGGSWDECPQALGGESIAEVCLTPTRIYVKPILQALRQGLEIHGMAHITGGGLPENLPRCLSAGQAIEIHANSWPVLPIFNWLAEAGQISPSAMFDTFNMGIGFVVLVPPQQAETTRKWFETQGIPAYAIGEVVSGTGGLIGLPLN; encoded by the coding sequence ATGGATTATCGGGAAGCTGGTGTTGATATTCAGGCGGGTCGAGATTTTGTTGACGGTATTCGGAACCTCGTACAAAAAACCTATCGACCGGAAGTATTAGGGGGATTAGGCGGATTTGGGGGATGTTTTGCCCTGCCTTCGGGTTATACCGAACCCATTCTCGTTTCTGGAACCGATGGGGTGGGCACCAAATTAAAATTAGCCACCACCCTTAACCGTCACGATACCGTTGGCATTGATTTAGTGGCGATGTGCGTCAACGATGTTCTGACTTGTGGCGCCGAACCATTATTTTTTCTGGACTATTTGGCCACGGGAAAGCTCAATTCTGAACAATTAACCCAAGTGGTGGCTGGAGTGGCAGAAGGCTGTCAACAGGCCGGATGTAGTCTACTGGGAGGAGAAACCGCCGAAATGCCGGGATTTTATCAACCTGGGGAATATGACATGGCGGGTTTTTGTGTGGGAATTGTGGAAAAAAGCCGAATGTTGAATGGCTCCCAAGTCCAAATCGGGGATATGGCGATTGGATTAGCCAGTAGTGGTGTTCACAGCAATGGCTTTAGTTTAGTTAGAAAAGTGGTGAGTGATGGCGGAGGAAGTTGGGATGAATGTCCTCAAGCCTTGGGGGGTGAATCCATCGCAGAAGTCTGTTTAACCCCGACCCGAATTTATGTTAAACCCATCTTGCAAGCGCTCCGTCAGGGCCTAGAAATTCATGGCATGGCCCATATTACCGGAGGGGGTTTACCGGAAAACTTGCCTCGCTGTTTAAGTGCGGGACAGGCGATTGAAATTCATGCCAATAGTTGGCCCGTTCTCCCGATTTTTAACTGGTTGGCTGAAGCCGGACAAATTAGTCCTAGTGCCATGTTTGATACTTTCAATATGGGGATTGGTTTTGTAGTTTTGGTTCCGCCTCAACAAGCTGAAACCACAAGAAAATGGTTTGAAACCCAAGGAATTCCCGCTTATGCTATTGGGGAAGTTGTATCAGGAACTGGCGGTTTAATCGGATTACCACTCAATTAA
- a CDS encoding precorrin-8X methylmutase yields the protein MEWHITDAQSLGIIDDEIGDHVFSPAEYEIVRRVIYATADFEYKSLVRFSDQALQGGAAALAARTTIVVDVPMVQVGITPRILSTFANPVYCSMEAVTRPQRERTRSAWGIETLAKRYPEAIFVIGQEQTALSAIVDLIEADEIKPALVIATPSGFVGADVAKSRLNDSMVPHVRIDGRKGSAVVAVALVDALVDLAWQAYGREGNGN from the coding sequence ATGGAATGGCATATTACGGATGCCCAGAGTTTAGGAATTATTGATGATGAAATTGGCGATCATGTCTTTTCGCCAGCCGAATACGAAATTGTTCGTCGTGTCATTTATGCGACGGCGGATTTTGAATATAAGAGTTTAGTGCGGTTTTCTGACCAAGCTCTGCAAGGAGGGGCGGCGGCTTTAGCGGCTAGGACAACGATTGTGGTGGATGTGCCTATGGTACAGGTGGGGATTACTCCCCGCATCCTTTCAACTTTTGCCAACCCGGTCTATTGTTCAATGGAGGCAGTAACCCGACCCCAACGGGAAAGAACTCGTTCAGCTTGGGGGATTGAAACTTTAGCCAAGCGCTATCCAGAAGCAATTTTTGTCATTGGTCAGGAACAAACCGCCCTTTCTGCGATTGTCGATTTAATAGAAGCGGATGAAATTAAACCCGCTTTGGTGATTGCCACCCCTTCGGGTTTTGTCGGGGCTGATGTGGCAAAGTCCCGTTTAAATGATTCGATGGTTCCCCATGTCCGCATTGACGGACGCAAAGGCAGTGCTGTTGTTGCGGTTGCCTTAGTTGATGCTTTGGTCGATCTAGCTTGGCAAGCCTATGGTCGAGAAGGGAATGGGAATTAA
- the dapB gene encoding 4-hydroxy-tetrahydrodipicolinate reductase, whose product MTNSLPIPVIVNGAGGKMGREVIKAVASSPDMTLLGAIDHNPAYLEQDAGTLAGIEPLEVPIMNDREGLLAMAAQEKQLGVMVDFTHPDSVYDNIRAAIAYGVRPVVGTTGLSPAQIQELAEFADKASMGCLLIPNFSIGMVLLQQAAIAASRYFDHVEIIELHHNQKADAPSGTAVQTAQLLAELGKTYNVPLVQETEKLTGARGAEAGEGIRIHSVRLPGLIAHQEVIFGAAGQIYTLRHDTSDRSCYMPGVLLAIRKVLPLKTLVYGLEKIL is encoded by the coding sequence ATGACTAATTCACTTCCAATTCCTGTAATTGTTAATGGTGCTGGTGGAAAAATGGGCCGCGAGGTGATTAAAGCGGTGGCTAGTTCCCCTGATATGACGTTGTTGGGGGCAATTGATCACAACCCGGCCTATCTGGAACAAGATGCTGGAACTCTAGCCGGAATTGAACCCTTGGAAGTTCCGATTATGAATGATCGAGAGGGTCTGTTAGCGATGGCAGCCCAGGAAAAACAACTGGGTGTTATGGTCGATTTTACCCATCCTGATTCTGTTTATGATAATATTCGGGCAGCGATCGCCTATGGGGTGCGTCCGGTTGTGGGAACAACAGGGTTAAGTCCGGCACAAATTCAAGAGTTAGCAGAATTTGCCGATAAAGCCAGTATGGGGTGTTTGTTGATTCCCAACTTTTCAATTGGCATGGTGTTATTACAACAGGCGGCAATTGCAGCGTCTCGCTATTTTGATCACGTTGAAATTATTGAATTGCATCATAATCAAAAAGCTGATGCTCCCAGTGGAACGGCGGTACAAACAGCACAATTATTAGCAGAATTAGGGAAAACCTATAATGTTCCCTTAGTTCAAGAAACAGAAAAATTAACCGGAGCTAGAGGAGCCGAAGCCGGAGAAGGAATTCGGATTCATAGTGTCCGTTTACCGGGGTTAATTGCTCATCAAGAGGTAATATTTGGGGCTGCGGGTCAAATTTATACCCTGCGTCACGATACTAGCGATCGCTCTTGTTATATGCCCGGAGTTCTGCTTGCTATTCGTAAAGTCTTACCCCTCAAAACTTTGGTTTATGGATTGGAAAAAATATTATAA
- a CDS encoding polysaccharide deacetylase family protein: protein MVQYSPILRQQKVALFALVAATASFGIGVMLPLNLRVERAAKQTIPFVSSQTQRVTPRVSKNTQGSSQGTTAQALSNSEINLTTAITQGIDSLEKNLAQLETQRFNYAIPEQFQGKTIKEVSIPGDQKVIAFTFDDGPWPKSTQQILDILKDNNIKGTFFWVGSALKNQKDLAKTVVAEGHVVANHTWSHRYGKYSPGAAAEEIESNAKLIEELTGIETPMFRPPGGVLDNGLVDYVHQQNHVNVMWSVDSQDWKSSSDKIINNILKQAKSGGIILMHDGGGNRSETVKALPIVIQKLQEQGYTFVTIPELLEIADQKPVEQPQLTDSNQP from the coding sequence GTGGTTCAGTACAGTCCTATCTTACGACAACAGAAAGTTGCCTTATTTGCTCTTGTAGCAGCTACGGCTAGTTTTGGAATTGGTGTGATGTTACCTCTTAATCTGCGGGTTGAGCGAGCGGCGAAACAAACCATTCCTTTCGTTTCTTCCCAAACCCAAAGGGTTACTCCTCGTGTTAGTAAAAATACTCAAGGTTCCTCCCAGGGGACAACTGCTCAAGCTTTATCCAATTCAGAAATTAATCTGACAACAGCAATTACTCAAGGAATTGATAGCCTGGAAAAAAACTTAGCACAACTAGAAACGCAACGCTTTAACTATGCAATTCCTGAACAGTTTCAAGGAAAAACAATTAAAGAAGTTAGTATTCCGGGTGATCAGAAAGTGATTGCTTTCACCTTTGATGATGGGCCCTGGCCTAAGAGTACCCAACAAATTTTAGATATTTTAAAAGACAATAATATTAAAGGCACATTTTTCTGGGTGGGATCTGCCTTAAAAAATCAGAAAGATCTCGCTAAAACGGTAGTTGCTGAGGGTCATGTTGTTGCAAACCATACCTGGAGTCATCGTTACGGTAAATATAGTCCCGGCGCAGCCGCAGAGGAAATCGAAAGCAACGCTAAATTAATTGAAGAATTAACGGGAATTGAAACTCCAATGTTTCGACCTCCAGGCGGCGTTTTAGATAATGGGTTAGTGGATTATGTACATCAACAAAATCATGTTAATGTCATGTGGTCAGTGGATTCTCAGGACTGGAAATCTTCATCGGACAAAATTATTAATAATATTTTGAAACAAGCTAAATCCGGTGGAATTATTTTAATGCACGATGGCGGCGGAAATCGTTCGGAAACGGTGAAAGCTTTACCAATTGTGATCCAAAAACTCCAAGAACAGGGTTATACTTTTGTCACCATTCCTGAATTATTAGAAATAGCCGATCAAAAACCCGTTGAACAACCTCAACTAACTGATAGCAATCAACCTTAA
- a CDS encoding bifunctional pantoate--beta-alanine ligase/(d)CMP kinase → MRLLTSVAALRCYLRSSRTQNPDNLVGLVPTMGGLHLGHLSLIQRAKAETSGVVVTIFVNPLQFGPNEDFQKYPRALEADLQQCEQAGVDVVFAPSIEEMYQSSMQTMVIPPGSMMSGLCGGSRPGHFQGVATVVTKLLNLVQPDRAYFGQKDAQQVAIIQRLVQDLNWPIEIISCPIVRESSGLAYSSRNQYLTTSEQQQATVLYRALLRGQERFNKGFHTATEIKQIVQTELDTEPGVQVEYIELVEPNSLIPLTTIETTGLLAIAARVGKTRLIDNLILRHRQPIIAIDGPAGAGKSTVTRKIAQALGLLYLDTGAMYRAVTWLVLQSGIAIDDEPAIAEIVSQCQIELIPDGEQPRTVINGEDVTEAIRSLEVTANVSAIASQWAVRQALVKQQQAFGRQGGIVAEGRDIGTTVFPDAELKIFLTASVQERAKRRLLELHTKGKIEVTQEQLEQDIAQRDQLDSNRAISPLRKASDAVEIQTDNLTIDDVIQRVVGLYSREQGTA, encoded by the coding sequence ATGCGTCTGTTGACTAGCGTTGCTGCCCTGCGGTGTTATCTTCGTTCCTCCCGAACTCAAAACCCTGACAATTTAGTGGGTTTAGTTCCTACGATGGGAGGTTTACATTTAGGGCATCTCAGCTTAATTCAACGGGCCAAAGCCGAGACTTCTGGGGTGGTGGTGACTATTTTTGTCAATCCTCTCCAATTTGGGCCGAATGAGGACTTTCAAAAATATCCCCGTGCTTTAGAAGCGGATTTACAACAGTGTGAACAGGCGGGTGTGGATGTTGTATTTGCTCCATCCATCGAGGAAATGTATCAATCCTCGATGCAGACAATGGTGATTCCTCCGGGATCAATGATGTCGGGGTTGTGTGGGGGATCTCGCCCCGGACATTTTCAAGGAGTGGCTACGGTTGTTACTAAATTATTGAATTTAGTCCAACCGGATCGAGCTTATTTTGGACAAAAAGATGCTCAACAGGTGGCGATTATTCAACGTCTGGTTCAGGATTTAAACTGGCCAATTGAGATTATTTCCTGTCCCATTGTACGAGAATCATCGGGACTGGCCTATAGTTCTCGCAATCAATATTTAACGACTTCAGAACAACAACAAGCTACGGTTTTATATCGCGCACTGCTTCGGGGTCAAGAACGCTTCAACAAAGGTTTTCATACCGCTACGGAAATTAAGCAGATTGTACAAACGGAATTAGACACTGAACCTGGGGTACAAGTCGAATATATTGAGTTAGTTGAGCCGAATAGTTTAATCCCGTTAACCACAATAGAAACAACGGGGTTATTAGCGATCGCTGCTCGTGTGGGTAAGACTCGCTTAATTGATAATCTGATTTTGCGTCATCGTCAACCGATTATTGCCATTGATGGGCCAGCCGGAGCCGGGAAATCCACTGTCACCCGCAAAATTGCCCAGGCGTTGGGCCTGTTATATTTGGATACCGGGGCCATGTATCGAGCGGTGACTTGGTTGGTTCTCCAGTCTGGAATTGCGATTGACGATGAACCCGCCATTGCGGAAATTGTGAGTCAATGCCAAATTGAATTAATCCCTGATGGAGAACAACCCCGAACGGTGATTAATGGTGAGGATGTGACGGAGGCGATTCGATCTTTAGAGGTGACGGCCAATGTTTCGGCCATCGCTTCTCAATGGGCCGTTCGTCAAGCCTTAGTTAAACAGCAACAAGCCTTTGGTCGTCAAGGCGGAATTGTTGCCGAAGGTCGGGATATTGGGACAACGGTATTCCCGGATGCAGAATTGAAAATTTTCTTAACAGCATCTGTACAAGAACGAGCAAAACGGCGATTATTAGAACTGCACACTAAAGGCAAAATAGAAGTTACTCAAGAACAATTAGAACAAGATATTGCCCAACGAGATCAACTTGATAGTAATCGGGCCATTTCACCCCTGAGAAAAGCCAGCGATGCGGTTGAAATTCAAACGGACAATTTAACTATTGACGATGTGATTCAACGGGTTGTCGGTTTATATAGCAGGGAACAGGGAACAGCTTAA
- a CDS encoding DciA family protein, whose product MQSLNHVLSCLKSQILSPEQQQFQDLCECWPEIVGTGARLQTRPVSWQRGVLNVATSSATWSQELTLKRMQLLYRLNQKLLFPVQDIRFSTGGWRYQPNADPGISPDAISDELSQMWRDHPSRVEVASPNPEQSVDADRCPALTPLTAFQRWANTMQQRSQHLPLCPQCHCPTPPGELTRWSVCGLCAIALRAREQGTGNREQ is encoded by the coding sequence ATGCAATCCCTGAATCATGTTTTAAGTTGTCTTAAATCTCAGATTCTCAGCCCGGAACAGCAACAGTTTCAAGATCTCTGTGAATGTTGGCCGGAAATTGTGGGAACGGGCGCTCGTCTTCAGACTCGTCCGGTGAGTTGGCAGCGAGGGGTGTTGAATGTTGCCACCTCTAGTGCTACTTGGTCTCAAGAGTTAACTTTAAAACGAATGCAACTGCTGTATCGATTAAATCAAAAACTCTTATTTCCCGTTCAGGATATCCGGTTTTCTACGGGGGGGTGGCGATATCAACCCAACGCAGATCCAGGTATTTCCCCGGATGCGATTTCAGATGAGTTGTCTCAAATGTGGCGAGATCATCCCAGTCGGGTTGAGGTTGCGAGTCCGAACCCGGAACAGTCTGTTGATGCTGATCGGTGTCCGGCTCTCACACCCTTAACAGCCTTTCAACGTTGGGCGAATACTATGCAACAGCGATCGCAACATCTCCCCTTATGTCCTCAATGTCACTGTCCAACCCCGCCAGGGGAATTGACTCGCTGGTCAGTTTGTGGTCTTTGTGCCATAGCGCTACGCGCAAGGGAACAGGGAACAGGGAACAGGGAACAGTAA
- a CDS encoding phosphate ABC transporter permease encodes MLVPITRQTFENLIPAVATGEQYKYCWGKPRDFLKRLLVSAVCLAVWIFLEYTVQGDTLRILILIAGISSSLYWLWMPVWEASWRNAKYRKYPYAGFLQGEILDFYISEAVTEQQESVNKRGELIIIENLERRINLEVGDATGFTTLIQAPLNRNHKRLRRGQVAQMIVMSYLDDLSEINEVSDIYIPSQNLWVSDYPYVRRDIFREISHRFQSRRASKKAPPSAKTSAIERYDPMNRYHQVYDDPEP; translated from the coding sequence ATGCTTGTTCCCATAACTCGTCAAACTTTTGAAAACTTAATTCCCGCCGTTGCGACAGGTGAACAGTACAAATATTGTTGGGGAAAACCCAGGGATTTTTTAAAGCGGCTATTAGTTTCTGCGGTTTGTTTAGCCGTTTGGATTTTTCTGGAATATACTGTTCAAGGAGATACCCTGAGAATCCTAATATTAATCGCCGGAATTAGCTCCTCTTTATATTGGTTATGGATGCCTGTTTGGGAAGCTAGTTGGCGCAATGCTAAATATCGAAAATATCCCTATGCGGGATTTTTACAGGGAGAAATTCTCGATTTTTATATTAGTGAGGCGGTGACGGAACAACAGGAATCTGTGAATAAACGGGGAGAACTGATTATTATTGAAAATTTAGAACGGCGAATTAATCTGGAAGTCGGAGATGCAACAGGATTTACCACCTTAATTCAAGCGCCCTTAAATCGCAATCATAAACGGTTACGTCGGGGTCAAGTTGCTCAAATGATTGTTATGTCTTATTTGGATGATTTAAGCGAAATTAATGAAGTTTCCGATATCTATATTCCTAGTCAAAATCTTTGGGTGAGTGACTATCCTTATGTCCGTCGAGATATTTTTAGAGAAATAAGTCATCGTTTCCAGTCCCGTCGTGCCTCGAAAAAAGCCCCCCCCTCTGCCAAAACTTCTGCTATTGAACGTTATGATCCGATGAACCGTTATCATCAAGTTTATGATGACCCCGAACCTTAA